Proteins encoded by one window of Arabidopsis thaliana chromosome 2, partial sequence:
- a CDS encoding U-box domain-containing protein kinase family protein (U-box domain-containing protein kinase family protein; FUNCTIONS IN: ubiquitin-protein ligase activity, protein serine/threonine kinase activity, protein kinase activity, kinase activity, ATP binding; INVOLVED IN: protein amino acid phosphorylation, response to stress, protein ubiquitination; LOCATED IN: ubiquitin ligase complex; EXPRESSED IN: 22 plant structures; EXPRESSED DURING: 13 growth stages; CONTAINS InterPro DOMAIN/s: UspA (InterPro:IPR006016), Protein kinase, ATP binding site (InterPro:IPR017441), Protein kinase, catalytic domain (InterPro:IPR000719), U box domain (InterPro:IPR003613), Serine/threonine-protein kinase-like domain (InterPro:IPR017442), Protein kinase-like domain (InterPro:IPR011009), Serine/threonine-protein kinase, active site (InterPro:IPR008271); BEST Arabidopsis thaliana protein match is: U-box domain-containing protein kinase family protein (TAIR:AT3G49060.1); Has 126911 Blast hits to 124541 proteins in 4743 species: Archae - 223; Bacteria - 14733; Metazoa - 47002; Fungi - 10910; Plants - 34737; Viruses - 429; Other Eukaryotes - 18877 (source: NCBI BLink).), which produces MALVSPIPAMGERAGSMRFHGIGSPGSRSSRSGIMDEPVSRLIDEKIFVAVDKHVAKSKSTLIWALQNTGGKKICLIHVHQPSQMIPLMGAKFPVGAVKEEEVRVFREKEREKVHMILDDYLRICQQRGVRAEKMFIEMESIENGIVQLISELGIRKLVMGAAADRHYSRRMTDLKSRKAIFVRREAPTLCQIWFTCKGYLIHTREATMDDTESEYASPRPSISASDLLQTFSTPESEHQHISRVQSTDSVQQLVSNGSSTEQSGRVSDGSLNTDEEERESDGSEVTGSATVMSSGHSSPSSFPDGVDDSFNVKIRKATSEAHSSKQEAFAETLRRQKAEKNALDAIRRAKQSESAYSEELKRRKDTEIAVAKEKERFITIKNEQEVIMEELQSAMAQKAMLESQIAKSDGTMEKLNQKLDIAVKLLQKLRDEREELQTERDRALREAEELRSHAETSTLQLPQYFTDFSFSEIEEATNHFDSTLKIGEGGYGSIYVGLLRHTQVAIKMLNPNSSQGPVEYQQEVDVLSKMRHPNIITLIGACPEGWSLVYEYLPGGSLEDRLTCKDNSPPLSWQNRVRIATEICAALVFLHSNKAHSLVHGDLKPANILLDSNLVSKLSDFGTCSLLHPNGSKSVRTDVTGTVAYLDPEASSSGELTPKSDVYSFGIILLRLLTGRPALRISNEVKYALDNGTLNDLLDPLAGDWPFVQAEQLARLALRCCETVSENRPDLGTEVWRVLEPMRASSGGSSSFHLGRNEHRIAPPYFICPIFQEVMQDPHVAADGFTYEAEAIRAWLDSEHDTSPMTNVKLSHTSLIANHALRSAIQEWLQHHL; this is translated from the exons ATGGCTTTGGTGAGTCCAATTCCAGCAATGGGTGAAAGAGCTGGATCCATGAGATTTCACGGAATTGGTAGCCCAGGATCAAGGTCTAGTAGGAGCGGGATTATGGACGAACCTGTCTCGCGGCTGATTGACGAGAAGATCTTCGTTGCAGTGGATAAACACGTGGCCAAGAGCAAATCTACACTCATTTGGGCTTTGCAAAACACTGGAGGCAAGAAGATTTGCCTTATTCATGTTCATCAGCCCTCCCAAATGATCCCACTTA TGGGCGCCAAATTTCCAGTTGGTGCTGTGAAGGAGGAAGAAGTCAGGGTTTTCAGGGAAAAGGAAAGGGAGAAAGTACATATGATCCTAGACGACTACCTTCGTATATGCCAGCAGAGAGGG GTCAGGGCAGAAAAGATGTTTATTGAAATGGAATCCATCGAGAATGGAATTGTGCAGCTCATCTCGGAGCTGGGAATCAGGAAACTTGTCATGGGAGCAGCAGCAGATAGACACTATTCAAG GAGAATGACGGATCTGAAGTCCAGGAAAGCCATCTTCGTACGCCGAGAAGCACCTACTCTTTGTCAAATATGGTTTACTTGCAAAGGATACTTGATACATACAAG GGAAGCTACTATGGACGACACTGAATCAGAATATGCATCTCCGCGTCCTTCCATAAGTGCAAGTGATCTACTTCAAACTTTCTCTACACCGGAGTCTGAACATCAGCATATATCTCGAGTACAGAGCACCGATTCAGTTCAACAATTAGTAAGCAATGGAAGCTCAACTGAACAAAGCGGGAGGGTGTCGGATGGGTCTTTAAATACTGATGAGGAGGAGAGAGAATCTGATGGCAGTGAAGTAACGGGAAGTGCAACAGTTATGAGTTCTGGCCATTCATCTCCCTCCAGTTTTCCG GATGGGGTGGATGATTCTTTTAACGTTAAAATCCGAAAAGCCACGTCAGAGGCTCACAGTTCAAAACAAGAAGCTTTTGCAGAGACTCTTAGGCGTCAGAAAGCCGAAAAAAACGCACTTGATGCAATCAGAAGG GCTAAACAATCAGAAAGTGCCTATTCTGAGGAATTGAAGCGAAGGAAAGATACGGAGATAGCAGTagcgaaagagaaagagagatttataacaataaaaaacgAGCAAGAGGTGATCATGGAAGAACTTCAAAGTGCAATGGCTCAGAAAGCGATGCTTGAGAGCCAGATAGCAAAATCTGATGGTACAATGGAAAAGCTAAACCAGAAGCTTGATATAGCTGTGAAGTTGTTGCAAAAGTTGAGGGATGAACGAGAGGAGTTGCAGACAGAACGTGACAGAGCACTCAGAGAAGCTGAGGAGTTAAGGAGTCACGCAGAAACCTCAACCCTACAGTTGCCTCAGTACTTCACGGATTTCTCATTCTCCGAGATTGAGGAAGCAACTAATCACTTTGATTCGACCCTGAAGATTGGGGAAGGTGGATATGGAAGCATCTACGTTGGTTTACTGCGTCATACTCAGGTGGCTATAAAAATGTTGAATCCTAACAGTTCGCAAGGCCCTGTAGAATATCAACAGGAG GTTGATGTCCTAAGTAAAATGAGGCATCCAAATATCATTACGCTAATTGGAGCATGTCCAGAGGGGTGGAGTCTTGTCTATGAGTATCTTCCGGGTGGAAGCCTTGAAGACAGGCTTACTTGCAAAGACAACTCTCCACCCTTGTCGTGGCAAAATCGTGTGCGCATTGCCACTGAGATATGTGCAGCACTTGTCTTTCTTCATTCTAATAAAGCTCATAGCTTAGTACATGGTGATTTGAAGCCGGCAAATATCCTACTCGATTCCAATCTCGTTAGCAAGTTAAGTGACTTTGGGACCTGCTCACTACTTCATCCTAACGGAAGCAAAAGTGTGAGAACTGACGTTACAGGCACAGTTGCCTATTTGGATCCAGAAGCTTCCAGTAGTGGAGAGCTAACTCCTAAGTCAGATGTTTACTCGTTTGGGATTATCTTATTGCGCTTGTTGACCGGGAGACCTGCCTTACGGATATCAAATGAAGTGAAATATGCCCTCGATAATGGAACATTGAACGACCTCTTGGACCCTTTAGCAGGGGACTGGCCCTTTGTTCAGGCTGAGCAGCTTGCTCGCTTAGCATTGAGATGCTGCGAGACTGTCAGCGAGAATCGTCCAGATCTTGGAACTGAAGTGTGGAGGGTACTTGAACCTATGAGGGCTTCTAGTGGAGGATCTTCATCTTTCCATCTTGGCCGTAACGAGCACCGGATAGCCCCTCCATACTTCATTTGCCCCATTTTCCAG GAAGTCATGCAGGATCCACACGTGGCTGCAGACGGTTTCACATACGAAGCAGAGGCTATAAGAGCGTGGCTGGACAGTGAGCATGATACTTCACCAATGACCAATGTCAAGCTTTCTCACACCAGCCTAATAGCTAACCATGCTCTTCGTTCTGCGATTCAAGAGTGGCTTCAACATCATTTGTGA